One genomic window of Coregonus clupeaformis isolate EN_2021a chromosome 12, ASM2061545v1, whole genome shotgun sequence includes the following:
- the LOC121578136 gene encoding C->U-editing enzyme APOBEC-2 isoform X3 — MADKKGAAANSKLMVRKIERTTKTAVEVKKEMKTEMKREVKSSLVKKEEKVLVVGEKVEGNGEVPMEEGATANKEAANGVAEAKANGANGEYEPIELPPWEIIKGDRIDPFQFKFQFKNVEYSSGRNKTFLCYLVDKGKADDGLMRGYLVDKGKADDGLMRGYLEDEHSGAHAEQAFFLQTLPDYDPAVKYTVTWYMSSSPCAACTAKIAEALRARKTVKMTLFSARLFEWEEQEIQAGLNALSQAGCKLRMMKPMDFTYVWDTFVENDDLTFTPWEDCQDNYEYYHEKLADIMQ, encoded by the exons ATGGCCGACAAGAAGGGCGCTGCAGCCAACAGCAAACTGATGGTGAGGAAGATAGAGAGGACGACAAAGACAGCAGTGGAGGTCAAGAAAGAGATGAAGACCGAGATGAAGAGGGAGGTGAAGTCAAGTTTAGTGAAGAAAGAGGAAAAGGTCCTGGTGGTTGGGGAGAAGGTGGAGGGGAACGGAGAGGTCCCAATGGAGGAGGGAGCCACAGCTAATAAAGAAGCGGCTAACGGGGTGGCGGAGGCTAAAGCTAACGGAGCGAATGGAGAGTACGAACCCATTGAGTTGCCTCCTTGGGAGATCATCAAAGG GGACCGCATCGACCCGTTCCAATTCAAGTTCCAGTTCAAGAATGTGGAGTACTCGTCAGGTCGTAACAAGACGTTCCTGTGTTACCTGGTGGACAAGGGGAAGGCTGATGACGGTCTGATGAGAGGTTACCTGGTGGACAAGGGGAAGGCTGATGACGGTCTGATGAGAG GTTACCTGGAGGATGAACACTCAGGAGCCCACGCTGAGCAGGCCttcttcctccagactctcccAGACTACGACCCTGCTGTTAAATACACTGTCACCTG GTACATGTCATCCAGCCCCTGTGCGGCCTGCACGGCTAAGATCGCAGAGGCCCTCCGGGCCAGGAAGACCGTCAAGATGACCCTCTTTTCAGCCCGGCTGTTTGAGTGGGAGGAGCAAGAGATCCAAGCGGGGCTGAATGCTCTGTCTCAAGCGGGGTGCAAGCTGAGGATGATGAAGCCCATGGACTTCACCTACGTCTGGGATACTTTTGTGGAGAACGACGACCTAACGTTCACCCCCTGGGAGGACTGCCAGGACAACTATGAGTACTACCACGAGAAACTGGCCGACATCATGCAGTGA
- the LOC121578136 gene encoding C->U-editing enzyme APOBEC-2 isoform X1 — MADKKGAAANSKLMVRKIERTTKTAVEVKKEMKTEMKREVKSSLVKKEEKVLVVGEKVEGNGEVPMEEGATANKEAANGVAEAKANGANGEYEPIELPPWEIIKGDRIDPFQFKFQFKNVEYSSGRNKTFLCYLVDKGKADDGLMRGYLVDKGKADDGLMRGYLVDKGKADDGLMRGYLEDEHSGAHAEQAFFLQTLPDYDPAVKYTVTWYMSSSPCAACTAKIAEALRARKTVKMTLFSARLFEWEEQEIQAGLNALSQAGCKLRMMKPMDFTYVWDTFVENDDLTFTPWEDCQDNYEYYHEKLADIMQ, encoded by the exons ATGGCCGACAAGAAGGGCGCTGCAGCCAACAGCAAACTGATGGTGAGGAAGATAGAGAGGACGACAAAGACAGCAGTGGAGGTCAAGAAAGAGATGAAGACCGAGATGAAGAGGGAGGTGAAGTCAAGTTTAGTGAAGAAAGAGGAAAAGGTCCTGGTGGTTGGGGAGAAGGTGGAGGGGAACGGAGAGGTCCCAATGGAGGAGGGAGCCACAGCTAATAAAGAAGCGGCTAACGGGGTGGCGGAGGCTAAAGCTAACGGAGCGAATGGAGAGTACGAACCCATTGAGTTGCCTCCTTGGGAGATCATCAAAGG GGACCGCATCGACCCGTTCCAATTCAAGTTCCAGTTCAAGAATGTGGAGTACTCGTCAGGTCGTAACAAGACGTTCCTGTGTTACCTGGTGGACAAGGGGAAGGCTGATGACGGTCTGATGAGAGGTTACCTGGTGGACAAGGGGAAGGCTGATGACGGTCTGATGAGAGGTTACCTGGTGGACAAGGGGAAGGCTGATGACGGTCTGATGAGAGGTTACCTGGAGGATGAACACTCAGGAGCCCACGCTGAGCAGGCCttcttcctccagactctcccAGACTACGACCCTGCTGTTAAATACACTGTCACCTG GTACATGTCATCCAGCCCCTGTGCGGCCTGCACGGCTAAGATCGCAGAGGCCCTCCGGGCCAGGAAGACCGTCAAGATGACCCTCTTTTCAGCCCGGCTGTTTGAGTGGGAGGAGCAAGAGATCCAAGCGGGGCTGAATGCTCTGTCTCAAGCGGGGTGCAAGCTGAGGATGATGAAGCCCATGGACTTCACCTACGTCTGGGATACTTTTGTGGAGAACGACGACCTAACGTTCACCCCCTGGGAGGACTGCCAGGACAACTATGAGTACTACCACGAGAAACTGGCCGACATCATGCAGTGA
- the LOC121578136 gene encoding C->U-editing enzyme APOBEC-2 isoform X2 — MADKKGAAANSKLMVRKIERTTKTAVEVKKEMKTEMKREVKSSLVKKEEKVLVVGEKVEGNGEVPMEEGATANKEAANGVAEAKANGANGEYEPIELPPWEIIKGDRIDPFQFKFQFKNVEYSSGRNKTFLCYLVDKGKADDGLMRGYLVDKGKADDGLMRGYLEDEHSGAHAEQAFFLQTLPDYDPAVKYTVTWYMSSSPCAACTAKIAEALRARKTVKMTLFSARLFEWEEQEIQAGLNALSQAGCKLRMMKPMDFTYVWDTFVENDDLTFTPWEDCQDNYEYYHEKLADIMQ, encoded by the exons ATGGCCGACAAGAAGGGCGCTGCAGCCAACAGCAAACTGATGGTGAGGAAGATAGAGAGGACGACAAAGACAGCAGTGGAGGTCAAGAAAGAGATGAAGACCGAGATGAAGAGGGAGGTGAAGTCAAGTTTAGTGAAGAAAGAGGAAAAGGTCCTGGTGGTTGGGGAGAAGGTGGAGGGGAACGGAGAGGTCCCAATGGAGGAGGGAGCCACAGCTAATAAAGAAGCGGCTAACGGGGTGGCGGAGGCTAAAGCTAACGGAGCGAATGGAGAGTACGAACCCATTGAGTTGCCTCCTTGGGAGATCATCAAAGG GGACCGCATCGACCCGTTCCAATTCAAGTTCCAGTTCAAGAATGTGGAGTACTCGTCAGGTCGTAACAAGACGTTCCTGT GTTACCTGGTGGACAAGGGGAAGGCTGATGACGGTCTGATGAGAGGTTACCTGGTGGACAAGGGGAAGGCTGATGACGGTCTGATGAGAGGTTACCTGGAGGATGAACACTCAGGAGCCCACGCTGAGCAGGCCttcttcctccagactctcccAGACTACGACCCTGCTGTTAAATACACTGTCACCTG GTACATGTCATCCAGCCCCTGTGCGGCCTGCACGGCTAAGATCGCAGAGGCCCTCCGGGCCAGGAAGACCGTCAAGATGACCCTCTTTTCAGCCCGGCTGTTTGAGTGGGAGGAGCAAGAGATCCAAGCGGGGCTGAATGCTCTGTCTCAAGCGGGGTGCAAGCTGAGGATGATGAAGCCCATGGACTTCACCTACGTCTGGGATACTTTTGTGGAGAACGACGACCTAACGTTCACCCCCTGGGAGGACTGCCAGGACAACTATGAGTACTACCACGAGAAACTGGCCGACATCATGCAGTGA
- the LOC121578137 gene encoding parathyroid hormone 4-like has protein sequence MLVSQKPVQSVAVMVLVVFTVSRCQENERRAVTEHQLLHDRGRTIKSLKRLIWLSSAIEGLDTAQTRSSFLLSPAALNPIQGYTPGLSPALNPHPAGSQSGETSNNHKGSVERLMRNLFDPHLMELSEGEP, from the exons ATGCTGGTATCCCAGAAGCCTGTGCAGTCGGTCGCTGTCATGGTTCTCGTAGTCTTCACAGTCAGTCGCTGTCAGGAGAATGAAAG GCGAGCGGTGACAGAGCACCAGCTGCTGCATGACCGTGGGAGGACCATCAAGAGCCTGAAGAGACTCATTTGGTTGTCCAGCGCCATAGAGGGGCTCGACACCGCCCAGACCCGCTCCTCCTTCCTGCTGTCCCCCGCTGCCCTCAACCCCATCCAGGGCTACACCCCAGGCCTCTCCCCTGCCCTCAACCCACACCCTGCTGGCTCTCAGTCTGGGgagaccagcaacaaccacaaggGGTCAGTGGAGAGACTTATGAGAAACTTATTCGACCCCCACCTCATGGAACTCTCTGAAGGGGAACCATAG
- the LOC121578135 gene encoding ETS-related transcription factor Elf-3 translates to MSSASELCRILTNANMTIYPTGSSEPLQPQSLQPSLTTVSLPATGDLLQLSDLSTCSSSILAQWYDQNPQYWSKQNVLEWISFYVEGNTFDAGTLSLSCCFMDGPTLCQLTRDQLLNMFGMSLGAQLYQSLVELKAKYDLNETCKLLDNFLHEFPDFPLLSTVEVNEVVKDTSYNDFSHVFKNFNFNNMKPLSDHGYESDSMHSSSSGGMLSFQNPSSPESRSSESDPEFSYPQIAKVHIKTERTERTERGEMMKRGRGRPPKHSQDPRHYQTSKKSKHAPRGTHLWEFIRDILIHPEQNQNQGLMKWEDRHEGVFKFLKSEAVAQLWGQKKKNSSMTYEKLSRAMRYYYKREILDRVDGRRLVYKFGKNSTGWKVEETRLHGM, encoded by the exons ATGTCATCTGCCAGTGAGCTGTGTAGGATCCTGACCAACGCTAACATGACCATATACCCGACTGGAAGCTCTGAGCCCCTGCAGCCTCAGTCGCTGCAGCCCAGCCTCACCACCGTGTCTCTGCCCGCCACAGGAGACCTGCTGCAGCTCTCAGACCTCTCCACATGCAGCTCGAGCATACTGG CACAATGGTATGACCAGAACCCTCAGTACTGGAGCAAGCAGAACGTGTTGGAGTGGATCAGCTTCTACGTGGAGGGCAATACGTTTGATGCCGGCACACTGAGCCTGTCCTGCTGCTTCATGGACGGACCCACGCTCTGCCAACTGACCAGAGATCAGCTGTTAAACATGTTCGGAATGTCCCTTGGGGCTCAGCTCTACCAAAGCCTGGTGGAACTCAAGGCCAAATACG ATCTGAACGAGACCTGTAAGCTCCTGGACAACTTCCTGCATGAGTTCCCAGACTTCCCTCTGCTCAGCACAGTAGAAGTAAACGAAG TTGTGAAAGACACAAGCTACAACGACTTCTCACACGTCTTCAAGAACTTCAACTTCAATAACATGAAGCCGCTCAGCGACCACGGATACGAGTCCGACAGCATGCACAGCTCCTCATCAG GTGGAATGCTCAGCTTCCAGAACCCCAGCTCTCCAGAATCCAGGAGCAGTGAGTCCGACCCAGAGTTCTCCTACCCTCAGATAGCCA AAGTGCACATaaagacagagaggacagagaggacagagaggggagagatgatgaagagaggcagaggaagacCTCCCAAACACAGCCAAGATCCCAGACACTACCAGACCTCCAAGAAGAGCAAACATG CGCCCCGTGGGACTCACCTGTGGGAGTTCATTAGGGACATCCTGATCCACCCAGAGCAGAACCAGAACCAGGGTCTGATGAAGTGGGAGGACCGCCACGAGGGTGTCTTCAAGTTCCTCAAGTCTGAGGCTGTGGCCCAGCTGTGGgggcagaagaagaagaacagcAGTATGACATACGAGAAGCTCAGCCGTGCCATGAG aTACTACTACAAGAGAGAGATCCTGGATAGGGTGGACGGTAGACGGCTGGTCTATAAGTTTGGGAAGAACTCCACCGGCTGGAAGGTGGAAGAGACCAGGCTGCATGGCATGTGA